A single region of the Zygotorulaspora mrakii chromosome 4, complete sequence genome encodes:
- the BDS1 gene encoding sulfuric ester hydrolase (similar to Saccharomyces cerevisiae BDS1 (YOL164W)), which produces MIDSSRREQECSRLLPKGSQPSTLAANHEMAKDLPFSDRGDFEDAIRGYVGSIHDEQILGSDGSIVWSMKPYDFLKTDNSSATVNPSLWRQAQLNAIHGLFEITNGVYQIRGLDIANMTIIEGDTSLIIIDTLFTTETARESLKLYYEHRPQKPVGTVIYTHSHSDHYGGVKGVVNEADVKAGKVQIIAPVGFMESVVAENFLAGNAMHRRAQYQFGMLLPKGTRGLVDCGIGKAASHGTVTLIAPTSTVADPFEERTIDGVEFVFQLVPGSEAPSEMLIYLPQQRILNMAEDVTHHMHNLYAIRGVEVRDGNQWAKYIDAARVAFGGQTDILIAQHHWPTTGRERVNAVLKKQRDMYKFIHDQTLRLLNQGYTSRDISEILRMPSNLEHEWSTRGYYGTLSHNVKGVYQKYMGWYDANPANLNPLPPVASAKKVIEYMGGAEAVLARAYKDFQKGEFRWVASVVNKLVFAEPANRQARELCADALEQLGYQSEASTWRSAYLVGAMELREGVPKRPSTGKRNNLGALNNAMLFDFLAVRLNASRAEGMLIVANWCFVDSNERFVLTLENCALTNVRGLQADVDATVTLSRDTLEALIDKETNLDDAVKKEKVSIEGDQLKIEQFWTLFDDFDQSFPVIEPMK; this is translated from the coding sequence ATGATTGATTCCTCGAGGAGGGAACAAGAATGTTCGCGCTTGTTGCCTAAAGGGAGTCAACCGTCCACGCTAGCGGCAAACCACGAAATGGCAAAGGACCTTCCGTTCTCAGACCGCGGCGATTTTGAGGATGCTATCCGAGGATATGTTGGCTCAATACACGATGAGCAAATACTAGGTTCTGATGGCAGTATAGTATGGAGCATGAAGCCGtatgattttttgaaaacagaTAATTCCTCAGCTACTGTTAATCCCAGTCTGTGGAGGCAAGCGCAACTCAATGCAATTCATggactttttgaaatcaccAATGGTGTTTATCAGATAAGGGGGCTAGACATTGCAAATATGACTATAATTGAAGGCGATACCTCCTTAATAATCATAGATACTCTTTTCACTACGGAGACAGCCCGGGAATCATTGAAACTTTACTATGAGCATCGCCCTCAAAAGCCTGTGGGTACCGTAATATATACGCATAGTCATTCCGACCATTACGGGGGAGTTAAAGGTGTGGTTAACGAAGCAGATGTAAAAGCCGGAAAGGTACAAATAATTGCGCCAGTAGGTTTCATGGAAAGCGTTGTAGCGGAAAACTTCCTAGCAGGGAACGCGATGCATCGACGTGCACAGTATCAATTCGGTATGTTACTTCCTAAGGGAACACGAGGGCTTGTTGATTGTGGGATAGGAAAAGCAGCATCCCATGGCACTGTTACACTGATTGCGCCAACAAGTACTGTTGCAGATCCGTTCGAAGAACGAACAATTGACGGTGTTGAGTTTGTATTCCAGCTTGTTCCAGGATCGGAAGCTCCTTCAGAAATGCTTATTTACTTGCCACAACAGCGCATACTCAATATGGCTGAAGATGTCACGCACCATATGCATAATTTGTACGCTATTCGAGGTGTCGAGGTACGTGACGGTAATCAGTGGGCCAAATACATTGATGCGGCTCGCGTAGCTTTTGGTGGCCAAACAGATATTTTAATTGCCCAACATCACTGGCCCACCACAGGGCGGGAGCGCGTCAACGCAGTACTGAAGAAGCAGCGTGATATGTATAAATTTATTCATGACCAAACCCTTAGATTACTTAATCAAGGTTACACTAGTAGAGACATTTCCGAGATTCTTCGTATGCCGTCCAACCTTGAGCATGAATGGTCAACACGAGGCTACTACGGTACCCTAAGTCATAATGTAAAGGGTGTGTATCAGAAATATATGGGATGGTATGATGCCAACCCAGCCAATCTTAACCCATTGCCACCTGTGGCCAGTGCGAAGAAGGTAATAGAGTATATGGGGGGCGCTGAGGCTGTGTTAGCGCGGGCTTACAAGGACTTCCAAAAAGGCGAGTTTCGTTGGGTTGCAAGCGTTGTGAATAAACTAGTTTTTGCTGAGCCAGCCAACCGTCAGGCCCGGGAGCTTTGTGCTGATGCATTGGAACAATTAGGGTATCAGTCAGAAGCAAGCACATGGCGTAGCGCATACCTGGTAGGCGCTATGGAATTGCGTGAGGGTGTGCCAAAAAGACCAAGTACCGGTAAACGCAATAACCTTGGCGCACTAAATAATGCAATGCTATTTGACTTCCTTGCCGTGAGATTAAATGCAAGCAGGGCGGAAGGTATGTTGATTGTTGCAAATTGGTGCTTCGTTGATTCAAATGAACGGTTTGTTCTTACTCTGGAAAACTGTGCCCTAACGAATGTGAGAGGTTTACAGGCAGATGTAGATGCAACGGTTACTCTTAGTAGAGACACATTGGAAGCATTAATAGATAAGGAAACTAATTTGGATGATGCTgtaaagaaagaaaaagtgTCAATTGAAGGTGATCAACtaaaaattgaacaattttgGACCTTGTTCGATGATTTTGACCAATCTTTTCCTGTGATCGAACCCATGAAATAA